One segment of Thermodesulfovibrio sp. 3907-1M DNA contains the following:
- a CDS encoding response regulator transcription factor → MRILLIEDDRIFGETLKDYLKIENVETVWLWDERQLPKIITKYEFDVIVIDLILKFTSGEEIIAALRKAGIKTPILVITAKKTLNDKEECFLRGADDYLTKPFEFKEFVLRLKALSKRKHLPSVFTIGDVTVNIDAKTIYRGSEEIKISKKAWQLLEFLLKNRGEIVSSEKILNYVWPEKAVGDEIVRAYIKELRKALPPDSIITYPGRGYRIR, encoded by the coding sequence ATGAGGATTCTTCTTATAGAAGATGATAGAATTTTCGGCGAAACACTCAAGGATTATCTTAAAATTGAAAATGTAGAGACAGTATGGCTATGGGATGAAAGACAGCTTCCTAAAATTATCACCAAATATGAGTTTGATGTAATAGTTATAGACCTTATATTAAAGTTTACTTCCGGCGAAGAAATTATCGCTGCATTGAGAAAAGCAGGCATTAAAACTCCGATTTTAGTAATTACTGCGAAAAAAACTCTAAATGACAAAGAAGAATGTTTCCTGAGAGGAGCAGATGACTATCTTACAAAACCTTTTGAATTCAAAGAATTTGTTCTCAGGCTAAAAGCACTAAGCAAGAGAAAGCATTTACCCAGTGTTTTTACCATTGGTGATGTTACTGTAAATATTGATGCAAAAACAATCTACAGAGGCAGTGAAGAAATAAAGATTTCAAAAAAAGCATGGCAACTTCTTGAGTTTCTTCTTAAAAATAGAGGAGAAATTGTAAGTTCTGAAAAAATCCTGAACTATGTCTGGCCAGAAAAAGCAGTGGGAGATGAGATTGTGAGAGCCTATATTAAAGAACTGAGAAAAGCACTACCACCAGACAGCATAATAACCTATCCAGGAAGGGGATACAGAATCCGTTGA